One segment of Urocitellus parryii isolate mUroPar1 chromosome 5, mUroPar1.hap1, whole genome shotgun sequence DNA contains the following:
- the LOC113189781 gene encoding keratin, type II cytoskeletal 72 isoform X1, giving the protein MSRQLTLYPGGERLGFSGCSAVISGRFSSSPASFRAVKSAATFGSKSLFCVGGGRRLAISAAARSGGYALGRGGVGGGRPGGFVGTVFGSAGLGPTCPSVCPPGGIPQVIVNKSLLAPLNVELDPEIQKVRAQEKEQIKVLNNKFASFIDKVRFLEQQNQVLETKWNLLQQLDLNNSRKSLESIYEGRISTLRKQLETLSGDRVRLDSELRSMRDVVEDYKKRYEVEINRRTAAENEFVMLKKDVDAAYMNKVELQAKVDSLTEEIKFIKDLYEGEIAQMQSHISDTSVVLSMDNNRQLDLDSIIDEVRAQYEETTQKSKAEAEALYRGKIQELQVAAGQHGDDLKLTKTEILELNRLVQRIHSEIGNVKKQCSSLETAIADAEQRGDCALKDARAKLDELEGALQQAKEELARMMRDHQELLSVKLALDVEIATYRKLLEGEESRMSGEYPNSVSISVISSTNAGAGGAGFNVGFGTSSSYSYKPVAMEVKTKGSCGGELKDPLAKTSSSSCATKKASR; this is encoded by the exons ATGAGCCGCCAGTTGACCCTTTACCCCGGCGGGGAGCGCCTGGGCTTCAGCGGCTGCTCGGCTGTCATCTCTGGCCGGTTCAGCAGCAGTCCTGCCTCTTTTAGGGCTGTCAAGAGCGCTGCCACCTTCGGTAGCAAGAGCCTCTTCTGCGTGGGGGGCGGCCGGCGCTTGGCGATCAGTGCTGCAGCACGGAGTGGCGGCTATGCGCTGGGCCGTGGGGGCGTGGGCGGCGGCCGCCCGGGCGGCTTCGTGGGCACAGTGTTTGGCAGCGCAGGGCTGGGGCCCACGTGTCCGTCCGTGTGCCCTCCTGGTGGCATCCCCCAGGTCATTGTCAACAAGAGCCTCCTGGCCCCCCTCAATGTGGAGCTAGACCCCGAGATCCAGAAGGTGCGCGCCCAGGAGAAGGAGCAGATCAAAGTGCTGAACAACAAGTTTGCTTCTTTCATCGACAAG GTGCGGTTCCTGGAGCAGCAGAACCAGGTGCTGGAGACCAAGTGGAACCTGCTGCAGCAGCTGGACCTGAACAACAGCAGGAAGAGCCTGGAGTCCATTTATGAAGGCCGCATCAGCACCCTGCGGAAGCAGCTGGAGACACTTTCTGGAGACAGGGTGAGGCTGGACTCGGAGCTGAGGAGCATGCGTGATGTGGTGGAGGACTATAAGAAGAG GTACGAGGTGGAGATTAACAGACGAACTGCTGCCGAGAATGAGTTTGTGATGCTGAAGAAG GATGTGGACGCTGCCTACATGAACAAGGTAGAGCTCCAGGCCAAGGTGGACTCCTTGACAGAGGAGATCAAATTCATCAAGGATCTCTATGAAGGG GAGATTGCTCAGATGCAGTCCCATATCAGTGACACATCTGTTGTCCTGTCCATGGATAATAACCGGCAGCTGGACCTGGACAGCATCATTGATGAGGTCCGTGCCCAGTATGAGGAGACCACCCAGAAGAGCAAGGCTGAGGCCGAGGCCCTGTACCGGGGCAAG ATCCAGGAACTGCAGGTTGCAGCAGGCCAGCATGGGGACGACCTCAAGCTCACCAAGACTGAGATCTTGGAGCTCAACCGGCTGGTTCAGAGGATCCACTCGGAAATAGGAAATGTGAAGAAGCAG TGCTCCAGTCTGGAGACGGCCATCGCTGACGCGGAGCAGAGGGGTGACTGTGCCCTTAAGGATGCCCGGGCCAAGCTGGATGAGCTGGAGGGCGCCCTGCAGCAGGCCAAGGAGGAGCTGGCCCGGATGATGCGCGATCACCAGGAGCTCCTGAGCGTGAAGCTGGCCCTGGACGTGGAGATCGCCACCTACCGCAAGCTGCTGGAGGGCGAGGAGAGCAG GATGTCTGGTGAATACCCAAATTCCGTGAGCATCT CTGTCATCAGCAGCACCAATGCAGGCGCAGGAGGGGCTGGCTTCAATGTGGGCTTTGGCACCTCGAGCAGTTACAGCTACAAACCTGTGGCTATGGAGGTCAAGACCAAAGGTAGCTGTGGCGGCGAGCTCAAGGATCCCCTTGCCAAAACTTCGAGCAGTAGCTGTGCAACCAAAAAGGCTTCCAGATGA
- the LOC113189781 gene encoding keratin, type II cytoskeletal 72 isoform X2: MSRQLTLYPGGERLGFSGCSAVISGRFSSSPASFRAVKSAATFGSKSLFCVGGGRRLAISAAARSGGYALGRGGVGGGRPGGFVGTVFGSAGLGPTCPSVCPPGGIPQVIVNKSLLAPLNVELDPEIQKVRAQEKEQIKVLNNKFASFIDKVRFLEQQNQVLETKWNLLQQLDLNNSRKSLESIYEGRISTLRKQLETLSGDRVRLDSELRSMRDVVEDYKKRYEVEINRRTAAENEFVMLKKDVDAAYMNKVELQAKVDSLTEEIKFIKDLYEGEIAQMQSHISDTSVVLSMDNNRQLDLDSIIDEVRAQYEETTQKSKAEAEALYRGKCSSLETAIADAEQRGDCALKDARAKLDELEGALQQAKEELARMMRDHQELLSVKLALDVEIATYRKLLEGEESRMSGEYPNSVSISVISSTNAGAGGAGFNVGFGTSSSYSYKPVAMEVKTKGSCGGELKDPLAKTSSSSCATKKASR, encoded by the exons ATGAGCCGCCAGTTGACCCTTTACCCCGGCGGGGAGCGCCTGGGCTTCAGCGGCTGCTCGGCTGTCATCTCTGGCCGGTTCAGCAGCAGTCCTGCCTCTTTTAGGGCTGTCAAGAGCGCTGCCACCTTCGGTAGCAAGAGCCTCTTCTGCGTGGGGGGCGGCCGGCGCTTGGCGATCAGTGCTGCAGCACGGAGTGGCGGCTATGCGCTGGGCCGTGGGGGCGTGGGCGGCGGCCGCCCGGGCGGCTTCGTGGGCACAGTGTTTGGCAGCGCAGGGCTGGGGCCCACGTGTCCGTCCGTGTGCCCTCCTGGTGGCATCCCCCAGGTCATTGTCAACAAGAGCCTCCTGGCCCCCCTCAATGTGGAGCTAGACCCCGAGATCCAGAAGGTGCGCGCCCAGGAGAAGGAGCAGATCAAAGTGCTGAACAACAAGTTTGCTTCTTTCATCGACAAG GTGCGGTTCCTGGAGCAGCAGAACCAGGTGCTGGAGACCAAGTGGAACCTGCTGCAGCAGCTGGACCTGAACAACAGCAGGAAGAGCCTGGAGTCCATTTATGAAGGCCGCATCAGCACCCTGCGGAAGCAGCTGGAGACACTTTCTGGAGACAGGGTGAGGCTGGACTCGGAGCTGAGGAGCATGCGTGATGTGGTGGAGGACTATAAGAAGAG GTACGAGGTGGAGATTAACAGACGAACTGCTGCCGAGAATGAGTTTGTGATGCTGAAGAAG GATGTGGACGCTGCCTACATGAACAAGGTAGAGCTCCAGGCCAAGGTGGACTCCTTGACAGAGGAGATCAAATTCATCAAGGATCTCTATGAAGGG GAGATTGCTCAGATGCAGTCCCATATCAGTGACACATCTGTTGTCCTGTCCATGGATAATAACCGGCAGCTGGACCTGGACAGCATCATTGATGAGGTCCGTGCCCAGTATGAGGAGACCACCCAGAAGAGCAAGGCTGAGGCCGAGGCCCTGTACCGGGGCAAG TGCTCCAGTCTGGAGACGGCCATCGCTGACGCGGAGCAGAGGGGTGACTGTGCCCTTAAGGATGCCCGGGCCAAGCTGGATGAGCTGGAGGGCGCCCTGCAGCAGGCCAAGGAGGAGCTGGCCCGGATGATGCGCGATCACCAGGAGCTCCTGAGCGTGAAGCTGGCCCTGGACGTGGAGATCGCCACCTACCGCAAGCTGCTGGAGGGCGAGGAGAGCAG GATGTCTGGTGAATACCCAAATTCCGTGAGCATCT CTGTCATCAGCAGCACCAATGCAGGCGCAGGAGGGGCTGGCTTCAATGTGGGCTTTGGCACCTCGAGCAGTTACAGCTACAAACCTGTGGCTATGGAGGTCAAGACCAAAGGTAGCTGTGGCGGCGAGCTCAAGGATCCCCTTGCCAAAACTTCGAGCAGTAGCTGTGCAACCAAAAAGGCTTCCAGATGA